The Desulfohalovibrio reitneri genome contains a region encoding:
- the mazG gene encoding nucleoside triphosphate pyrophosphohydrolase — translation MNDTDAFASLLDVIQTLIGPDGCPWDRDQTPQSLCDYVIEESFELVEAVRSGDMDEACEEVGDVFFLMAFMSLLARRDGHFGPNDALSGIAAKMVRRHPHVFADTSVRDQDELLKNWEAIKRDEKSDGKGRPKGVFDSLPKGLPPLLRAYRIHSKAARNNFTWESDEDLAEQLSAERRELDEAVASGDRDRIEEEYGDLLFTLVEHGRRLGVKANAALDRANRKFLGRFEAMEEMCREKGLELPEQSMETLDALWREAKKSDHGGS, via the coding sequence ATGAACGACACCGACGCTTTCGCTTCCCTGCTGGACGTCATCCAGACCCTCATCGGCCCGGACGGCTGCCCCTGGGACCGCGACCAGACCCCGCAGAGCCTCTGCGACTATGTCATTGAGGAATCCTTCGAACTGGTGGAGGCCGTGCGCTCCGGCGACATGGACGAGGCCTGCGAGGAAGTTGGCGACGTATTCTTCCTGATGGCCTTCATGTCGCTGCTCGCCCGGCGCGACGGCCACTTCGGCCCAAACGACGCCCTCTCCGGCATCGCCGCCAAGATGGTCCGCCGCCATCCCCACGTCTTCGCCGACACCAGCGTGCGCGATCAGGACGAGCTGCTCAAGAATTGGGAGGCCATCAAACGCGACGAGAAGTCGGACGGGAAAGGCCGCCCCAAAGGGGTCTTCGACTCCCTGCCCAAGGGGCTGCCGCCGCTTCTGCGCGCCTACCGCATCCACTCCAAGGCGGCCCGCAACAATTTCACCTGGGAGTCGGACGAGGACCTGGCCGAGCAGCTTTCCGCCGAGCGGCGGGAGCTGGACGAGGCCGTGGCCTCGGGGGACCGGGACCGCATCGAGGAGGAGTACGGCGACCTGCTTTTCACCCTGGTGGAGCACGGCCGCCGCCTGGGCGTGAAGGCCAACGCCGCCCTGGACCGGGCCAACCGCAAGTTCCTGGGCCGCTTCGAGGCCATGGAGGAGATGTGCCGGGAAAAGGGGCTGGAGCTGCCCGAACAGAGCATGGAGACCCTGGACGCCCTGTGGCGGGAGGCCAAGAAGTCCGACCACGGCGGGAGTTGA
- a CDS encoding 3'-5' exonuclease, whose product MAANHDAFREVDMEARLTDCRFAVIDLEMTGLDPGRDEIVSLGGVHLDGLSIKADDTFRATVRPEGGLKKASTLVHRITPQQVESMPRLEEVLPDFLEFLDGRFVVGHHVGLDMNFLRRACRKLFGASPANPCLDTLRMAMIHREEAFKADYYDRFDGRVSYALADLAESYGLPRFPEHDALADAMQCAYLFLFLVRKLKDGGIETLRDLFEAGRSWRWYF is encoded by the coding sequence ATGGCCGCCAACCACGACGCCTTCCGCGAGGTGGACATGGAGGCCAGACTGACGGACTGCCGCTTCGCGGTCATCGACCTGGAGATGACCGGCCTGGACCCCGGTCGCGACGAGATCGTCTCCCTGGGCGGGGTCCATCTGGACGGCCTGTCCATCAAGGCGGACGATACCTTCCGGGCCACGGTGCGCCCCGAGGGCGGGTTGAAGAAGGCCTCCACCCTGGTCCACCGCATCACCCCGCAGCAAGTGGAGTCCATGCCCAGGCTGGAGGAGGTGCTGCCGGACTTTCTGGAGTTCCTGGACGGGCGGTTTGTGGTGGGCCACCACGTGGGGCTGGACATGAATTTCCTGCGCCGCGCCTGCCGGAAGCTGTTCGGGGCGAGCCCGGCCAATCCCTGCCTGGACACCCTGCGCATGGCCATGATCCACCGCGAGGAGGCCTTCAAGGCGGACTACTACGACCGCTTCGACGGCCGCGTCTCCTACGCCCTGGCCGACTTGGCCGAGTCCTACGGACTGCCGCGCTTCCCGGAGCACGACGCCCTGGCCGACGCCATGCAGTGCGCCTACCTCTTCCTCTTTCTGGTGCGCAAGCTCAAGGACGGCGGCATCGAGACCCTGCGCGACCTCTTCGAGGCGGGACGGTCGTGGCGCTGGTATTTTTGA
- a CDS encoding CvpA family protein, translated as MNVLDIVFLAVLAFFLVHGFFRGIIRETASIAGLVLGFWAANTYFEKVVPWLEPYLADPGEVRTAAYLAVFAGVMLAVWVVLQILAGALKLKMLAAADHLLGGLMGFAKGAVICAVAVLVMAAFVPDSGYLADSSLVPYLAKVADFLEGFLPEEMRQGVRDGLQGLGEVELPLPDKPD; from the coding sequence ATGAACGTGCTCGACATCGTCTTTCTGGCCGTTTTGGCCTTCTTCCTGGTGCACGGCTTCTTCCGCGGCATCATCCGCGAAACGGCCTCCATCGCCGGGCTGGTGCTCGGCTTCTGGGCGGCCAACACCTACTTCGAGAAGGTCGTGCCCTGGCTGGAGCCCTACCTGGCCGACCCGGGCGAGGTGCGCACCGCTGCCTATCTGGCGGTCTTCGCCGGGGTGATGCTGGCCGTGTGGGTGGTGCTGCAGATTCTGGCCGGGGCGCTGAAGCTGAAGATGCTGGCCGCGGCCGACCATCTGCTCGGCGGGCTCATGGGCTTCGCCAAGGGCGCGGTCATCTGCGCCGTGGCCGTGCTGGTCATGGCGGCCTTCGTGCCGGATTCCGGCTACCTGGCCGACTCCAGCCTGGTTCCCTATCTAGCCAAGGTGGCCGATTTCCTTGAAGGCTTCCTGCCTGAAGAGATGCGGCAGGGCGTGCGCGACGGGCTGCAGGGCCTGGGTGAAGTGGAACTGCCCCTGCCCGACAAGCCGGACTAG
- a CDS encoding ferritin family protein: MPEFANPFAGNVPDRKVSHTELVRAIRYSIAAEYEAIQLYMQLAESTDNELAKTVLVDIANEEREHAGEFLRLLKELDPTEEKYYQNGYEEVEEMIEEAKKK; this comes from the coding sequence ATGCCAGAATTCGCCAATCCCTTCGCCGGCAACGTCCCGGACCGCAAGGTCAGCCACACCGAGCTGGTGCGGGCCATCCGCTATTCCATCGCGGCCGAGTACGAGGCCATCCAGCTGTACATGCAGCTGGCCGAGTCCACGGACAACGAGCTGGCCAAGACCGTGCTGGTGGACATCGCCAACGAGGAGCGCGAGCACGCCGGGGAGTTCCTGCGGCTGCTCAAGGAGTTGGATCCCACCGAGGAGAAATACTACCAGAACGGCTACGAAGAAGTGGAAGAGATGATCGAGGAGGCCAAGAAGAAGTAG
- a CDS encoding rhomboid family intramembrane serine protease encodes MSPGWRVPPRPRRRPESGERRRERPRPTPPGDERYATLHWGLSRHRARELALVLEARDVEFDLRREFSGWRLLAPEEEAERARAELAAYHSENMGGGRPQPLPDTGAAPVVPALLVCLLVPFHVLATRPWPRWGVYPHELYAAGQADSGAMLTGEAFRALTALTLHGDAAHLLGNVVVGAVFAALLCRRAGTGPGMLALVLSGMLGNLLNAWMRGPGHLSIGFSTAVFGAAGLLGALGFWGGHRSPMASVAAGLGLLGLLGVGGERTDLGAHVFGFAAGLALGAGLGWLLTRLGRPGPAVDGWLTVCAVALPVWAWFVALG; translated from the coding sequence GTGAGTCCGGGCTGGCGCGTTCCGCCACGGCCCAGGCGGCGTCCCGAGTCCGGAGAGCGGCGAAGGGAACGGCCCCGGCCGACCCCTCCCGGCGATGAGCGGTACGCCACCCTGCACTGGGGGCTGTCCCGCCACCGGGCCAGGGAGCTGGCCCTGGTGCTGGAGGCGAGGGATGTGGAGTTCGACCTGCGGCGGGAGTTTTCCGGCTGGCGGCTCCTGGCGCCGGAGGAGGAGGCGGAGCGCGCCCGGGCGGAGCTTGCCGCCTACCACAGCGAGAACATGGGCGGCGGGCGGCCCCAGCCCCTGCCTGACACCGGGGCCGCGCCCGTGGTGCCCGCGCTGCTGGTCTGCCTGCTGGTTCCGTTCCACGTCCTGGCCACCCGCCCATGGCCCAGATGGGGCGTCTACCCTCACGAATTGTACGCCGCAGGACAGGCGGACTCCGGGGCCATGCTGACAGGGGAGGCGTTCCGCGCCCTGACCGCCCTGACCCTGCACGGCGACGCGGCCCACCTGTTGGGCAACGTGGTGGTGGGCGCGGTCTTCGCGGCCCTGCTCTGCCGCCGCGCCGGAACCGGCCCGGGCATGCTGGCCCTGGTGCTGTCCGGCATGCTGGGCAATCTGCTCAACGCCTGGATGCGCGGGCCGGGACACCTGTCCATCGGCTTCTCCACGGCGGTCTTCGGCGCGGCCGGGCTTTTGGGTGCGCTGGGCTTCTGGGGCGGCCACCGCTCACCCATGGCCTCGGTGGCCGCGGGGCTGGGGCTTTTGGGCCTGCTGGGCGTTGGCGGCGAGCGCACCGACCTGGGCGCGCACGTATTCGGCTTCGCCGCTGGGCTGGCCCTGGGCGCGGGGCTGGGCTGGCTGCTCACCCGCCTGGGCCGACCCGGCCCGGCGGTGGACGGCTGGCTGACGGTCTGCGCCGTGGCCTTGCCTGTCTGGGCCTGGTTCGTGGCCCTGGGCTGA
- a CDS encoding DUF4212 domain-containing protein, whose amino-acid sequence MKGNLEEYWRRNVRLMVVLLSIWALVSYVFGILLVEQLNAVRIGGFPLGFWFAQQGSIFTFVILILVYVLRMRKLDREFDVHE is encoded by the coding sequence ATGAAAGGAAACCTGGAGGAATACTGGCGGAGAAATGTGCGCCTGATGGTGGTGCTTCTGTCCATCTGGGCGCTGGTCTCCTACGTCTTCGGCATCCTGCTGGTGGAACAACTCAACGCCGTGCGCATCGGCGGGTTTCCCTTGGGCTTTTGGTTCGCCCAGCAGGGCTCCATCTTCACCTTCGTGATCCTCATCCTGGTCTACGTGCTCAGGATGCGCAAGCTGGACCGCGAATTCGACGTCCACGAGTAG
- a CDS encoding putative nucleotidyltransferase substrate binding domain-containing protein: MADPVNTAADFLSRVLPFSELTMRSLDRLARAASIDFLPKGTRVMTRGETEVTDVLVIQSGGMKLFLDTPEEGEVLTDFRGEGGIVGALAVVRSTRASMNVECVEDTFVFRLPAALFLELVEAEPALSTHFLKSFTESYLTKAFAELRRDRLAPRQEASLPLFASTVGDVVRRAPVWTPPGADIRSAGGIMAEEGVGSLLVRESEDAPLLGIITDKDLRYKVVAQGLNYNWPVREIMNSPVRTIEAGRDCFEALLAMMRHQIHHLPVERDGRVIGVVTSHDIMVLQGRSPFALYREIEGERTFAGLVDLAAKVPLVVRPLVEEGAKASSVGRMVSVLSDALLDRVLTMLQEELGPPPSPFCWLYLGSEGRREQTFRTDQDNALLYRPPEEPGQAERARDYFLRLGRAAVEKLVDLGYPRCPFDVMASNPALNRGEASWWAFFEGLVRRPEPEQVLKATIFFDFRPGFGYAELGESLRERVMALARENQVFLGFMARDFLRARPPLSFFRGLLVEKSGEHKNRLDIKTRGVAPFVDFARLYALRLGLAETNTLARLDGARAAGAMSAGLHSEAREAYEFISQVRLIHQMRRMERGGEPDNFVDPAGLTDLERRTLKEAFSVISGLQQLVRDDFHLAARG; encoded by the coding sequence ATGGCCGATCCGGTCAACACCGCAGCCGATTTCCTCTCCAGGGTGCTGCCCTTTTCCGAGCTGACCATGCGGTCCCTGGATCGTCTGGCCCGGGCGGCCAGCATCGACTTTCTGCCCAAGGGCACCCGGGTCATGACCCGGGGCGAGACCGAAGTGACCGACGTGCTGGTCATCCAGTCCGGCGGCATGAAGCTCTTCCTGGACACCCCGGAGGAGGGGGAGGTCCTGACCGACTTCCGGGGCGAGGGGGGCATCGTGGGCGCGCTGGCCGTGGTGCGCTCCACGCGCGCCAGCATGAACGTGGAGTGCGTGGAGGACACCTTCGTCTTCCGCCTGCCCGCCGCGCTCTTTCTGGAACTGGTGGAGGCGGAGCCCGCGCTCTCCACCCATTTTCTCAAGTCCTTCACCGAGTCCTACCTCACCAAGGCCTTCGCCGAGTTGCGGCGCGACCGCCTGGCCCCGCGCCAGGAGGCCTCCCTGCCGCTGTTCGCCTCCACCGTGGGGGACGTGGTGCGTCGCGCCCCGGTCTGGACTCCCCCCGGGGCGGACATCCGCTCCGCCGGGGGGATCATGGCGGAGGAGGGCGTGGGGTCGCTGCTGGTGCGCGAGAGCGAGGACGCGCCGCTTCTGGGCATCATCACGGACAAGGATCTGCGCTACAAGGTGGTGGCCCAGGGGCTGAACTACAACTGGCCGGTGCGCGAGATCATGAACAGCCCGGTGCGCACCATCGAGGCGGGGCGGGACTGCTTCGAGGCGCTTTTGGCCATGATGCGCCACCAGATCCACCATCTGCCCGTGGAGCGGGACGGCCGGGTCATCGGGGTGGTCACCTCCCACGACATCATGGTCCTGCAGGGACGCTCGCCCTTCGCGCTGTACCGGGAGATCGAGGGGGAGCGCACCTTCGCGGGGCTGGTGGACCTGGCGGCCAAGGTGCCGCTGGTGGTGCGGCCCCTGGTGGAGGAAGGGGCCAAGGCGTCCTCGGTGGGGCGCATGGTCTCGGTGCTCTCGGACGCCCTGCTGGACCGCGTGCTGACCATGCTCCAGGAGGAGCTGGGCCCGCCGCCCTCGCCCTTCTGCTGGCTGTACCTGGGCAGCGAGGGCCGAAGGGAGCAGACCTTCCGCACGGACCAGGACAACGCCCTGCTATATCGCCCGCCCGAGGAGCCCGGCCAGGCGGAGCGGGCCCGCGACTACTTCCTGCGGTTGGGGCGGGCGGCGGTGGAAAAGCTGGTGGACCTGGGGTACCCGCGCTGTCCCTTCGACGTCATGGCCTCCAACCCCGCCCTGAACCGCGGCGAGGCCTCCTGGTGGGCCTTCTTCGAGGGGCTGGTGCGCCGCCCGGAGCCGGAACAGGTGCTCAAGGCCACCATCTTCTTCGACTTCCGCCCCGGCTTCGGCTACGCCGAACTGGGCGAGAGCCTGCGCGAGCGGGTCATGGCCCTGGCCAGGGAAAACCAGGTCTTTCTGGGCTTCATGGCCCGCGACTTTCTGCGTGCCCGGCCGCCGCTGTCCTTCTTCCGGGGGCTGTTGGTGGAGAAGAGCGGCGAGCACAAGAACCGCTTGGACATCAAGACGCGCGGGGTGGCCCCCTTCGTGGACTTCGCCCGGCTGTACGCCCTGCGGCTGGGACTGGCCGAGACCAACACCCTGGCCCGGCTGGACGGCGCGCGGGCGGCCGGGGCCATGTCCGCCGGGCTGCACTCCGAGGCGCGCGAGGCCTACGAGTTCATCTCCCAAGTGCGGCTCATCCACCAGATGCGGCGCATGGAGCGGGGCGGCGAGCCGGACAACTTCGTGGACCCGGCCGGCCTCACCGACCTGGAGCGCAGGACCCTCAAGGAGGCCTTTTCCGTGATAAGCGGCTTGCAGCAGCTGGTGCGCGACGACTTCCACCTGGCGGCGCGGGGGTAG
- a CDS encoding cytidine deaminase has protein sequence MTDAQRSLLEKARQAARNAYAPYSGFRVGAAVLAGGTVYTGVNVENACYGLGLCAERSALAAAVTAGEHQVTGVAVACPDAVGEDPSATTPCGACRQWLAELAPGAWVVTESGVYTPEDLLPHAFGLNG, from the coding sequence ATGACCGACGCCCAGCGAAGCCTGCTGGAAAAGGCCCGCCAAGCCGCCCGCAACGCCTACGCCCCCTACTCCGGCTTCCGGGTGGGCGCGGCCGTGCTGGCGGGAGGAACCGTCTACACCGGGGTCAACGTGGAGAACGCCTGCTACGGCCTGGGGCTGTGCGCCGAACGCAGCGCCCTGGCCGCGGCCGTGACCGCCGGAGAGCATCAGGTGACTGGCGTGGCCGTGGCCTGCCCGGACGCCGTGGGCGAGGACCCGTCCGCCACCACGCCCTGCGGGGCCTGCCGCCAGTGGCTGGCCGAGTTGGCCCCGGGGGCCTGGGTGGTTACGGAAAGCGGGGTCTACACCCCGGAAGACCTGCTTCCCCACGCCTTCGGGCTGAACGGGTAG
- a CDS encoding sodium:solute symporter family protein, which yields MDKILLWTYILVGITFGIYLFIAWMSRVKDTKGFYVAGGGVPALANGMATGADWMSAASFISMAGIVSFSGYTGSVYLMGWTGGYVLLALLLAPYLRKFGKFTVPDFVGDRYYSSTARIVALVCAIFASLTYVAGQMRGVGIVFSRFLEVDVNTGVIIGMVIVFFYAGLGGMKGITWTQVAQYVVMILAFLIPACAISQKITGNPIPQLGFGGTIAEGQNAGRFLLETLNEINQDLGFAEYTGAFGPGQKSMIDVLAITLALMVGTAGLPHVIVRFYTVPTVRAARMSAFYALLFIAILYTTAPSVAVFARYNMIDTLNNTPYAAAPKWFKDWQQTGLVAWLDKNEDGIIQYRAGDAFQGKPELSDQTGMHGQPIYANPPAEGPNELYVDRDIMVLANPQIANLPAWVVALVGAGGLAAALSTASGLLLVIASSISHDLYYRVINRNATERQRLTIGRIMIAAAVVVAGYFGINPPGFVAQVVALAFGLAASSFFPVLVLGIFSKRVNRAGAISGMITGIGFTMLYIVQTKFLGVDPWFYGISPEGIGAVGMAINFVVTLAVSAATPAPPKEIRELVESVRYPRGASGAVDH from the coding sequence ATGGACAAGATACTGCTCTGGACGTACATACTCGTCGGCATCACCTTCGGCATCTACCTCTTCATCGCCTGGATGAGCCGGGTGAAGGACACCAAGGGCTTCTACGTGGCCGGGGGCGGCGTGCCCGCCCTGGCCAACGGCATGGCCACCGGCGCGGACTGGATGAGCGCGGCCTCGTTCATCTCCATGGCGGGCATCGTCTCCTTCTCCGGCTACACCGGCAGCGTCTACCTCATGGGCTGGACAGGCGGCTACGTGCTGCTGGCGCTTCTGCTGGCGCCGTATCTGCGCAAGTTCGGCAAGTTCACCGTGCCGGACTTCGTGGGCGACCGCTACTACTCGTCCACGGCGCGCATCGTGGCGCTGGTCTGCGCCATCTTCGCCTCGCTGACTTACGTGGCCGGGCAGATGCGCGGCGTGGGCATCGTCTTTTCCCGCTTCCTGGAAGTGGACGTCAACACCGGCGTGATCATCGGCATGGTCATCGTCTTCTTCTACGCGGGCCTGGGCGGCATGAAGGGCATCACCTGGACCCAGGTGGCCCAGTACGTGGTCATGATCCTGGCCTTCCTCATCCCGGCCTGCGCCATCTCGCAGAAGATCACCGGCAACCCCATCCCGCAGCTGGGCTTCGGCGGCACCATCGCCGAGGGCCAGAACGCCGGGCGGTTTCTGCTGGAAACCCTCAACGAAATCAACCAGGACCTCGGCTTCGCGGAGTATACCGGGGCCTTCGGCCCGGGGCAGAAGTCCATGATCGACGTGCTGGCCATCACCCTGGCGCTCATGGTGGGCACGGCCGGGCTGCCGCACGTCATCGTCCGCTTCTATACCGTGCCCACGGTGCGGGCGGCGCGCATGTCCGCCTTCTACGCCCTGCTTTTCATCGCCATCCTGTACACCACGGCCCCCTCGGTGGCGGTCTTCGCGCGCTACAACATGATCGACACGTTAAACAACACCCCCTACGCGGCCGCGCCCAAGTGGTTCAAGGACTGGCAGCAGACGGGGCTTGTGGCCTGGCTGGACAAGAACGAGGACGGCATCATCCAGTACCGGGCGGGCGACGCCTTCCAGGGCAAGCCGGAGCTGTCCGACCAGACGGGCATGCACGGTCAGCCCATCTACGCCAATCCCCCGGCGGAGGGGCCAAACGAGCTGTACGTCGACCGCGACATCATGGTCCTGGCCAACCCGCAGATAGCCAATCTGCCCGCCTGGGTCGTGGCCCTGGTCGGGGCGGGAGGTTTGGCCGCGGCCTTGTCCACGGCATCGGGGCTGCTGCTTGTCATCGCGTCGTCAATATCACATGACCTCTACTACCGGGTCATCAACCGCAACGCCACGGAGCGGCAGCGATTGACCATCGGCCGCATCATGATCGCGGCGGCGGTGGTCGTGGCCGGGTATTTCGGCATCAACCCGCCCGGCTTCGTGGCCCAGGTGGTCGCGCTGGCCTTCGGCTTGGCGGCGTCCAGCTTCTTCCCCGTCCTGGTGCTGGGCATCTTCTCCAAGCGGGTCAACCGCGCGGGAGCCATCTCCGGCATGATAACGGGCATCGGCTTCACCATGCTCTACATCGTCCAGACCAAGTTCCTCGGCGTCGATCCATGGTTCTACGGCATCAGTCCGGAAGGCATCGGCGCGGTGGGCATGGCCATCAACTTCGTGGTCACGCTGGCGGTCTCCGCGGCCACGCCCGCGCCGCCCAAGGAAATCCGCGAACTGGTGGAATCGGTCCGCTACCCCCGCGGCGCGAGCGGCGCGGTGGACCACTAA
- the trmFO gene encoding methylenetetrahydrofolate--tRNA-(uracil(54)-C(5))-methyltransferase (FADH(2)-oxidizing) TrmFO: MSDVKTSSPLHIVGGGLAGCECAWALARAGLPARLYEMRPQTTTPAHETGRLAELVCSNSFRSDEEATAVGLLKREMEGLGSLVMETARATAVPAGKALAVDRARFAGEITDRLENHPLVEVVRREVTSLDDPELQGGAGIVVAAGPLASDPLAADLARVIGVGHLAFFDAIAPIVSFDSIDMEHAFWGSRWRPEDDDYLNCPLNEAEYHALVEELRTAGRVPSKEFERHFEACLPVEEMADRGEMTLAFGPLKPVGLTDPRTGERPYAVVQLRAENLERTAFNLVGFQTKLTYPEQKRVFSLIPALREAEFLRLGSIHRNTFVNAPRVLDGRLRLLARPEVRLAGQITGVEGYLESAACGLWAGMLAASEARGLEIPRPPAETALGALMGHLRTEAKDFQPSNVNFGLMPALGRKMPKRKRKEAYAERAAEAFSAWTGGLPDLGLVGRDRAE; the protein is encoded by the coding sequence GTGAGCGACGTCAAGACATCTTCCCCACTTCATATCGTCGGCGGCGGCCTGGCCGGGTGCGAATGCGCCTGGGCCCTGGCCCGCGCCGGGCTGCCCGCGCGCCTCTACGAGATGCGCCCCCAGACAACCACCCCGGCCCACGAGACCGGGCGGCTGGCCGAACTGGTCTGCTCCAACTCCTTCCGCTCCGACGAGGAGGCCACCGCCGTGGGCCTGCTCAAGCGGGAGATGGAGGGACTCGGCTCCCTGGTCATGGAGACCGCCAGGGCCACGGCCGTGCCCGCGGGCAAAGCCCTGGCAGTGGACCGCGCCCGCTTCGCCGGGGAGATAACCGACCGGCTGGAGAATCATCCCCTGGTGGAGGTGGTCCGCCGCGAGGTCACATCCCTGGACGACCCGGAGCTGCAAGGCGGGGCGGGCATCGTGGTGGCCGCCGGGCCGCTGGCCTCCGATCCCCTGGCGGCCGACCTCGCCCGCGTCATCGGCGTGGGCCATCTGGCCTTTTTCGACGCCATCGCGCCCATCGTCTCCTTCGACTCCATCGACATGGAACACGCCTTCTGGGGCTCGCGCTGGCGGCCCGAGGACGACGACTACCTCAACTGTCCATTGAACGAGGCGGAGTACCACGCCCTGGTGGAGGAGCTGCGCACCGCCGGACGGGTGCCCAGCAAAGAGTTCGAGCGCCATTTCGAGGCCTGTCTGCCGGTGGAGGAGATGGCCGACCGGGGGGAGATGACCCTGGCCTTCGGCCCGCTGAAGCCGGTGGGGCTGACCGACCCCCGCACCGGGGAGCGGCCCTACGCCGTGGTGCAGCTGCGGGCGGAGAACCTGGAGCGCACCGCCTTCAACCTGGTGGGCTTCCAGACCAAGCTGACCTACCCGGAGCAGAAGCGCGTCTTTTCCCTGATCCCCGCCCTGCGCGAGGCGGAGTTTCTGCGCCTCGGCTCCATCCACCGCAACACCTTCGTGAACGCCCCCCGCGTGCTGGACGGGCGGCTGCGGCTTCTGGCCAGGCCGGAAGTGCGGCTGGCCGGGCAGATCACCGGGGTGGAAGGCTATCTGGAGTCGGCCGCCTGCGGACTGTGGGCGGGCATGCTGGCGGCCTCGGAGGCGCGCGGGCTGGAGATTCCCCGGCCCCCGGCGGAGACCGCCCTGGGCGCGCTCATGGGACACCTGCGCACCGAGGCCAAGGACTTCCAGCCCTCCAACGTCAATTTCGGCCTCATGCCCGCGCTGGGGCGCAAGATGCCCAAGCGCAAGCGCAAGGAGGCCTACGCCGAGCGCGCGGCCGAAGCCTTTTCCGCGTGGACGGGGGGATTGCCGGACCTGGGGCTGGTTGGCCGGGACCGGGCGGAGTGA
- a CDS encoding thymidine phosphorylase codes for MPDVLEILDRAARGERLGGGPLDDLIGGYVRGDVPDYQMAAWLMAARIHGLDFDDTFALTRAMLASGETLSWPDGWRVGDKHSTGGVGDKTSFLVGPICAALGVRVPMVAGRGLGHTGGTLDKLEAVPGYRADLSLQEMRRVMEETGLCITGQTKEIAPADRKLYALRDATATVAEAGLITSSILSKKLAEGLTGLVMDVKCGSGAFMRTLDEAEELASRLVGLGRRLGLPVTALISSMDQPLGAACGNGVEVAEAASLLRGARHAASEDLRSLSLELSAHLVLLTGAAWDLDEARAKCERALESGAALDVFRKTLRVQGGVEAALDPGGPLPAAPYIHHLEAESSGWLERADALAVGRACVRLGAGRSRKEDDVDPAVGVVLERKVGDEVEAGETLCQVHYRDEASLDRALPLLREAFAVSESPAAQPMLIQGVFSTLA; via the coding sequence ATGCCCGACGTGCTGGAAATCCTGGACCGGGCCGCCCGGGGCGAACGCCTGGGCGGCGGGCCCCTTGACGATCTCATTGGCGGTTACGTCCGGGGTGACGTCCCCGACTACCAGATGGCGGCCTGGCTCATGGCCGCCCGCATCCACGGACTTGATTTCGACGACACCTTCGCCTTGACCCGGGCCATGCTCGCCTCCGGGGAGACGCTCTCCTGGCCGGACGGCTGGCGCGTGGGCGACAAGCACTCCACCGGCGGGGTGGGGGACAAGACTTCCTTTCTGGTGGGCCCCATCTGCGCCGCCCTGGGCGTGCGGGTGCCCATGGTGGCCGGGCGCGGTTTGGGCCACACCGGCGGTACCCTGGACAAGCTGGAGGCCGTGCCCGGCTACCGCGCCGACCTCTCCCTTCAGGAGATGCGACGAGTGATGGAGGAAACCGGGCTGTGCATCACCGGCCAGACCAAGGAGATCGCCCCGGCGGACCGCAAGCTGTACGCCCTGCGCGACGCCACCGCCACCGTGGCCGAGGCCGGGCTCATCACCTCCTCCATCCTTTCCAAGAAGCTGGCCGAAGGGCTGACCGGGCTGGTCATGGACGTCAAATGCGGGTCCGGTGCCTTCATGCGAACCCTGGACGAGGCCGAGGAGCTGGCCTCGCGTCTGGTGGGGCTGGGGCGGCGGCTGGGCCTTCCGGTGACCGCCCTCATCTCCAGCATGGACCAGCCCCTGGGCGCGGCCTGCGGCAACGGGGTGGAGGTGGCCGAGGCCGCCTCCCTGCTGCGCGGGGCGCGCCACGCCGCTTCCGAGGACCTGCGCTCCCTCTCCCTGGAACTGTCCGCCCACCTCGTCCTGCTCACCGGCGCGGCCTGGGATCTGGACGAGGCCCGCGCCAAGTGCGAACGCGCCCTGGAGTCCGGCGCGGCCCTGGACGTTTTCCGCAAGACCCTGCGCGTCCAGGGTGGCGTGGAGGCGGCCCTGGACCCGGGCGGCCCGCTGCCCGCCGCGCCGTACATCCATCACCTGGAGGCGGAGTCCTCGGGCTGGCTGGAGCGGGCCGACGCCCTGGCTGTGGGCCGGGCCTGTGTGCGGCTGGGCGCGGGCAGGAGCCGCAAGGAGGACGACGTGGACCCGGCCGTGGGCGTGGTGCTGGAGCGCAAGGTTGGCGACGAGGTGGAGGCGGGCGAGACGCTCTGCCAGGTCCACTACCGCGACGAGGCCAGCCTGGACCGCGCCCTGCCGCTGCTGCGCGAGGCCTTCGCCGTGAGCGAATCCCCGGCGGCGCAGCCCATGCTCATCCAGGGCGTGTTCTCCACACTGGCCTGA